Proteins found in one Pseudomonas sp. P8_241 genomic segment:
- a CDS encoding formylglycine-generating enzyme family protein — translation MKIPLKKLGALTLLAVLGSALPGLAQAYTAPLPGKVFKDCRNCPEMVVLPAGTFSMGTPDDEVGREPDEGPMHAVTFDKPFAMSRYQITASEWDQYMKETGVTLPDGDTRPGRECINSKPRYPQGPRQPAVCMNFAEVSAYVAWLSMKTGQHYHIVSEAQREYAARAGSTGPFPFPFDPGTEYSIATHANTYGPVDGYSYSSPFGSYPPNAFGMYDMHGNVYEWIADCYHPDYVGAPTDGSAWTEPNCDTLRIRGNDWGEAPVFSRSGNRNDIDPQTRGDWIGFRVVRTL, via the coding sequence ATGAAAATCCCCCTGAAAAAACTCGGCGCCCTGACGCTGTTGGCCGTACTCGGCAGCGCTTTGCCCGGCCTCGCCCAGGCCTACACCGCGCCATTGCCCGGCAAGGTCTTCAAGGATTGCCGTAACTGCCCGGAAATGGTGGTGTTGCCCGCCGGCACCTTCAGCATGGGCACCCCGGACGACGAGGTCGGCCGCGAACCTGATGAAGGCCCGATGCATGCGGTGACGTTCGACAAACCCTTCGCCATGAGCCGCTACCAGATCACCGCCAGCGAATGGGACCAGTACATGAAGGAAACCGGAGTCACCCTGCCCGATGGCGACACCCGCCCCGGTCGCGAATGCATCAACAGCAAACCACGCTACCCCCAGGGCCCGCGCCAGCCAGCGGTGTGCATGAACTTCGCCGAGGTCAGCGCCTATGTCGCGTGGCTCTCGATGAAAACCGGTCAGCACTACCACATCGTCAGCGAGGCCCAGCGCGAATACGCGGCCCGCGCCGGCTCAACCGGGCCGTTCCCCTTCCCGTTCGACCCGGGCACCGAGTACAGCATCGCCACCCACGCCAACACCTACGGCCCGGTCGATGGCTACAGCTACAGCTCGCCGTTCGGCAGCTACCCACCCAACGCCTTCGGCATGTACGACATGCACGGCAACGTCTACGAGTGGATCGCCGACTGCTACCACCCGGACTACGTTGGCGCGCCCACCGATGGCAGCGCCTGGACTGAACCGAACTGCGACACCCTGCGCATCCGCGGCAACGACTGGGGCGAAGCACCGGTGTTTTCGCGCTCGGGCAACCGCAACGACATCGATCCACAAACCCGTGGCGACTGGATTGGTTTCCGCGTTGTGCGCACGCTCTAA